A stretch of DNA from Thermoplasmata archaeon:
CTCCACGAACCCGAGGGCCGCGGCCTCGCGGGCGTCCACATTGGCCGCCGACAGGAAGAGCTCCAGGGCCTTCGCACGCCCCACCATCCGCGGAAGGCGGGCCGTGCCGCCGTGGCTTGGCATCCACGCTCGGTCGATCTCCGGGAAGGCGAACGTCGCCGACTCCGAGGCGAACCGGAGGTCGCACGCCAGGGCGAGCTCCGCGCCCACGCTCTTGCACGAGCCCTCGACCGCGGCAATCGTGGGCTTCGAGAGATGCTCGAGGGCCCAGAAGGCTTCGAACCCCCGCTGGAGGGCGGTCTGCGCGTCCTTCGCGCTGAGCCCGGACCACTCCTCCAGGTCGGGACCCTCGCAGAACGTCCGGCCGCCCGCGCCCGCGACCACCACGGCGAGAGCCGCCGTGTCCTTCTCGAGTGCCGCCACATGGGCCGAGAGCTCGTGGATCATCGCCTGGGTGAGCCGGTTCTCCGGCGGGTGGTCGAGGAACAGGACCACGATGGGGCCCTCGCGCACGAGATCGATCCGCGGCGCTTCCGGCATGGCACTCCTCGTTTCGCCGAGGGCCGGGCGACGGATAACCGTTTCGCGTCTCGCGGCACCGGGTTCGTCCCAACGAACGAGGATTACGTTTAATTCCCCAAGCCGCGGTTCCCCAGGTGGAAGAAGGGGAGGACATGCAGGCAGAG
This window harbors:
- a CDS encoding enoyl-CoA hydratase/isomerase family protein, with product MPEAPRIDLVREGPIVVLFLDHPPENRLTQAMIHELSAHVAALEKDTAALAVVVAGAGGRTFCEGPDLEEWSGLSAKDAQTALQRGFEAFWALEHLSKPTIAAVEGSCKSVGAELALACDLRFASESATFAFPEIDRAWMPSHGGTARLPRMVGRAKALELFLSAANVDAREAAALGFVEHVTKKGEAMTKAIALARSFAEEPRAAVHAIKRALTEGEEKPYRNRFLLEAQYAVQLLWTDAYREAQEKVRRKGA